The following coding sequences lie in one Thermoanaerobacter uzonensis DSM 18761 genomic window:
- the jag gene encoding RNA-binding cell elongation regulator Jag/EloR — translation MKELIRTGKTVEEAVNLALQEFGVPREMVEVEVLDEGGKGFLGLISKQAIVKVILKDVVKESARNFLKQVIEAMKLDVKFDIEEDEDTIKFNLYGKNVGLLIGHRGETLDSLQYLVNIVASKYREYDRYRRIILDAENYRKRREETLIRLAKKLAKQVMETKESIELEPMSPNERRIIHMALQDHPYVETYSEGEEPNRRVIIALK, via the coding sequence TTGAAAGAGCTTATAAGGACAGGCAAGACGGTGGAAGAAGCTGTAAATCTTGCTTTGCAGGAATTTGGTGTACCGAGGGAAATGGTAGAAGTAGAAGTGTTAGATGAAGGGGGTAAAGGTTTTCTAGGTCTTATAAGCAAGCAGGCAATAGTTAAAGTGATTTTAAAAGATGTAGTAAAGGAGAGTGCTAGAAATTTTTTAAAACAAGTAATTGAAGCGATGAAATTAGATGTTAAATTTGATATAGAAGAAGATGAGGATACTATAAAGTTTAATTTATATGGAAAAAATGTAGGGTTGCTGATAGGTCATAGGGGAGAGACATTAGATTCATTGCAATATCTTGTAAATATTGTTGCCAGCAAGTATAGAGAATATGATAGATATAGAAGAATTATATTAGATGCAGAAAATTATAGGAAAAGAAGGGAAGAGACTCTAATTAGGCTTGCAAAAAAATTAGCCAAACAAGTAATGGAGACAAAAGAAAGCATTGAGTTAGAGCCGATGAGCCCTAATGAAAGACGAATAATTCACATGGCTTTGCAGGACCATCCTTATGTAGAGACTTATAGTGAAGGAGAGGAGCCTAACAGAAGAGTTATAATAGCTTTAAAATAA
- a CDS encoding YidC/Oxa1 family membrane protein insertase — translation MATIAMYLGQLLEFIHHYVGNYGIAIIIFTILIRILLLPFYMQQMSTMKKMKEIQPLVQELQKKYAKDPQKLNMETMKLYQEKKVNPFGGCLPMLLPLIILWPLFAMLRTYPAFSTASFLWMHSLAQKDPYYIIPILAAVTTYISSAMIATDKSQNSMNIMMSIFMGWVTVSLPAGIGIYWVTSNIFQIVQQYIFMRETNTAKGES, via the coding sequence ATGGCAACAATTGCTATGTATTTAGGACAATTGTTAGAATTTATACATCATTATGTAGGAAATTATGGTATTGCTATAATTATTTTTACTATTTTAATAAGGATACTTCTTTTGCCTTTTTATATGCAGCAAATGAGTACGATGAAAAAGATGAAAGAAATACAGCCTCTTGTGCAGGAGCTTCAGAAGAAGTATGCTAAAGACCCTCAAAAATTAAATATGGAAACAATGAAATTGTATCAAGAGAAGAAAGTAAATCCCTTTGGCGGATGTTTACCTATGCTTTTGCCTTTGATAATATTGTGGCCACTTTTTGCGATGCTTAGAACTTATCCGGCTTTTTCAACTGCTTCTTTTTTATGGATGCATAGTCTTGCGCAAAAGGACCCTTATTATATAATTCCTATTTTAGCTGCTGTAACTACTTATATATCTTCTGCCATGATAGCAACGGACAAAAGTCAAAATTCTATGAATATAATGATGTCAATCTTTATGGGGTGGGTAACTGTTTCTTTGCCAGCAGGTATAGGAATATATTGGGTTACAAGTAATATATTTCAAATAGTGCAGCAGTATATTTTTATGAGAGAGACCAATACTGCTAAGGGGGAATCATAA
- the yidD gene encoding membrane protein insertion efficiency factor YidD: MKNVVIFLIKVYQKYISPMKPRTCRFYPTCSQYSIEAISKYGLLKGGIMSIWRILRCNPFNPGGYDPVK, translated from the coding sequence ATGAAAAATGTTGTTATTTTTTTAATTAAGGTGTATCAAAAATATATTTCGCCTATGAAGCCAAGGACCTGTAGATTTTATCCAACTTGTTCTCAATATTCTATAGAAGCAATATCAAAATATGGACTTTTAAAAGGCGGGATTATGTCTATTTGGAGAATTTTAAGGTGCAATCCCTTTAATCCTGGGGGATATGACCCTGTAAAATAA
- the rnpA gene encoding ribonuclease P protein component, with the protein MSNKIVKIKKSYEFKKVYSNGKSVANQLIVMYFMENNLGFNRVGYSVSKKIGKSVVRNRVRRLLHESFRLLDIELKTGFDIIFVARGKIVEADFHTLKSSIKKLIMKTPIYAGNEK; encoded by the coding sequence ATGAGTAACAAGATTGTAAAAATTAAAAAGAGTTATGAATTTAAAAAGGTTTATTCAAATGGCAAATCTGTTGCTAATCAGTTAATTGTAATGTATTTTATGGAAAATAATTTGGGCTTTAATAGAGTTGGCTATTCAGTGAGTAAAAAAATAGGTAAAAGTGTTGTAAGAAATAGAGTTAGAAGGCTTTTACATGAAAGTTTTAGACTTTTAGATATTGAGTTAAAAACAGGTTTTGATATAATTTTTGTCGCAAGAGGGAAAATTGTAGAGGCTGATTTTCACACTTTAAAAAGTTCTATTAAAAAATTAATTATGAAAACACCTATTTATGCGGGGAATGAAAAATGA
- the rpmH gene encoding 50S ribosomal protein L34, with protein MLRTYQPKKRHRKKVHGFRKRMSTKSGRNVLKRRRQKGRHRLTA; from the coding sequence ATGCTTCGCACTTATCAACCCAAAAAAAGACATAGAAAAAAAGTACACGGTTTTAGAAAGAGGATGTCTACCAAAAGTGGTCGCAATGTTTTAAAAAGAAGAAGACAAAAAGGTAGACATAGATTGACAGCGTGA
- the dnaA gene encoding chromosomal replication initiator protein DnaA, with amino-acid sequence MYGDHRQTWERIVEVIKSELTPTSYNTWLVHIKPLAIIDDVLFLSTPNTFTKNIINGRYINIIYDAASKASNKLYNIKILSEDEEEYREIKESIEKENLTESTTLSTLNPKYTFDTFVVGNSNKLAHAACLAVAQAPAKAYNPLFIYGGVGLGKTHLMHAIGHFINKHQSGYKIMYVTSETFTNELVNSIKDDKNEEFRNKYRNIDVLLIDDIQFIAKKERTQEEFFHTFNTLYEANKQIVISSDRPPKEIPTLEERLRSRFEWGLIADIQPPDYETRIAILKKKAQSENLNIPDEVLAYVAEKIQSNIRELEGALIRIVAFSNLTKSNIDLELAKHALKEIVSNKTREITVKLIQEEVCKYYNIKLEDFRSRKRTKNIAYPRQIAMYLARELTDLSLPKIGEEFGKDHTTVIHAYEKISSEIKQDELLSRQIEELKKRIKGF; translated from the coding sequence ATGTATGGAGATCATCGCCAAACATGGGAGAGGATAGTGGAAGTCATAAAAAGTGAGCTTACCCCCACCAGCTATAACACTTGGTTAGTTCACATAAAACCATTAGCAATCATTGATGATGTACTATTTTTAAGTACCCCTAACACTTTTACAAAAAATATAATAAATGGAAGATATATAAATATCATCTATGATGCTGCTTCAAAAGCCTCAAATAAACTATACAACATAAAAATATTGTCAGAAGACGAAGAAGAATATAGAGAAATTAAAGAATCTATCGAAAAAGAAAACTTAACTGAATCCACTACTCTTTCCACCCTAAATCCAAAATATACTTTTGATACTTTTGTAGTTGGAAACAGCAATAAACTTGCTCACGCTGCATGTCTTGCAGTAGCTCAAGCTCCTGCAAAAGCGTATAACCCTTTATTTATTTATGGAGGAGTGGGTTTAGGTAAAACCCATTTAATGCATGCAATAGGGCACTTTATCAATAAACATCAAAGTGGTTACAAAATAATGTACGTTACGTCAGAAACGTTTACAAATGAGCTGGTTAACTCCATAAAAGACGACAAAAACGAAGAATTTAGAAACAAGTACAGAAACATTGACGTCCTTCTAATAGATGATATTCAATTTATAGCAAAAAAAGAACGAACTCAAGAAGAATTTTTCCATACTTTTAACACTCTTTACGAAGCCAACAAGCAAATAGTTATCTCCAGTGATAGACCACCAAAAGAAATTCCAACTTTAGAAGAGAGACTAAGGTCAAGGTTTGAATGGGGTTTAATTGCGGATATACAGCCACCAGATTATGAAACAAGAATTGCAATACTTAAGAAAAAAGCTCAATCAGAAAATCTAAATATACCCGACGAAGTTTTAGCTTATGTGGCAGAAAAAATCCAATCAAACATAAGAGAGTTAGAAGGAGCGTTAATAAGAATCGTAGCTTTTTCAAATCTTACAAAATCTAATATAGATTTAGAATTAGCTAAGCATGCTTTAAAAGAAATTGTATCCAATAAAACGAGAGAAATAACTGTAAAACTCATACAAGAAGAAGTTTGCAAGTACTATAACATAAAACTAGAAGATTTCAGGTCCCGCAAAAGGACAAAAAACATAGCTTATCCGCGGCAAATTGCAATGTACTTAGCGAGAGAACTGACAGATTTATCTCTTCCAAAGATAGGAGAAGAATTTGGAAAAGACCATACTACTGTAATCCATGCCTATGAAAAAATCTCTAGTGAAATAAAACAAGATGAACTTCTCTCAAGGCAGATTGAAGAACTTAAAAAGAGAATAAAAGGTTTTTAA
- the dnaN gene encoding DNA polymerase III subunit beta, translating into MKFVCDKNSLFEGVNIAIRGVSSRTTLPILQGIKISALKSQVKFSGTDLDIGIECQIPAVVEEEGEIVVPAKIFSELVRKLPEGDVKIESDSQNTVNVVCDSINFTIAGSDALEFPEIPKVSKENSFKLTQNILKDLIRKTVFCIAQEQTRPILTGVLFEVFQNEVKAVALDGFRMAIYSYQSEEKFFEEDIEKYSIVIPGKTLEEIYRILKDEETEIEIYHTANQVLFQIENTKVISRLLEGSFINYNAVLPKDYKTEVVVKREVLTESIERASLIAESKNNLIKFEIGDKFITVSSNSEKGKMVEKIEVDVKGIFLEIAFNSRYLLDSLRAIDEEEITLYFINSINPLIIKPIGSKDYLYMILPVKLN; encoded by the coding sequence ATGAAATTCGTGTGTGACAAAAATTCATTATTTGAAGGAGTAAATATTGCAATAAGGGGGGTATCCTCCCGTACTACTCTTCCTATTCTTCAAGGTATAAAAATCTCGGCTTTAAAAAGTCAGGTCAAATTTTCAGGAACTGATTTGGACATAGGAATAGAATGTCAAATTCCTGCGGTGGTAGAAGAAGAGGGTGAAATAGTAGTACCTGCAAAAATTTTTTCGGAATTAGTTCGGAAATTGCCTGAGGGAGATGTAAAAATAGAAAGTGATTCTCAAAACACAGTAAATGTAGTTTGCGATAGTATAAATTTCACTATTGCAGGAAGTGATGCTTTAGAGTTTCCTGAAATTCCTAAAGTATCTAAAGAAAATTCTTTTAAGTTGACGCAAAATATTCTAAAAGACTTAATAAGAAAAACGGTCTTTTGTATTGCCCAGGAGCAAACAAGACCTATTTTGACAGGTGTTCTATTTGAAGTGTTTCAAAATGAAGTTAAAGCAGTAGCTTTAGATGGATTTAGAATGGCTATATATTCTTATCAGAGTGAGGAAAAATTCTTTGAAGAGGATATAGAAAAATATTCTATAGTAATTCCAGGTAAAACTTTAGAAGAGATATACAGAATCTTAAAAGATGAGGAAACGGAGATAGAGATATACCACACTGCTAATCAAGTGTTATTCCAAATTGAAAATACAAAGGTAATATCGCGGCTTTTAGAAGGAAGCTTTATAAACTATAATGCTGTTTTACCTAAAGATTATAAGACTGAAGTGGTAGTCAAAAGAGAAGTTTTAACTGAAAGTATTGAAAGAGCTTCACTAATTGCAGAAAGCAAAAATAATTTGATTAAGTTTGAGATTGGTGATAAATTTATTACTGTCTCTTCTAATTCTGAAAAGGGTAAAATGGTAGAAAAGATAGAAGTCGATGTAAAAGGAATCTTTCTTGAGATCGCTTTTAACTCAAGATATTTATTGGATTCTTTAAGAGCTATCGATGAAGAGGAAATAACACTTTATTTCATAAATAGTATAAATCCGTTAATAATAAAACCTATAGGAAGTAAAGATTATCTTTATATGATACTTCCTGTAAAGCTCAATTAA
- the yaaA gene encoding S4 domain-containing protein YaaA: MIEVPIETEHITLGQFLKYMKICQTGGQAKQFVLEGKVKVNGSIELKRGKKLRKNDIIEVEGKTYIIK, encoded by the coding sequence ATGATAGAAGTGCCTATAGAGACGGAACATATTACTTTAGGGCAATTTTTAAAGTATATGAAAATATGTCAGACTGGAGGACAAGCAAAGCAATTTGTTTTAGAAGGAAAAGTTAAAGTAAATGGCTCAATAGAATTAAAAAGAGGTAAAAAACTTCGCAAAAATGATATAATTGAGGTAGAGGGTAAAACTTATATCATAAAGTGA
- the recF gene encoding DNA replication/repair protein RecF (All proteins in this family for which functions are known are DNA-binding proteins that assist the filamentation of RecA onto DNA for the initiation of recombination or recombinational repair.), giving the protein MYVKELFVDNFRNLQKQKIEFCEGINIFYGLNAQGKSNLLESIRLLSMGRSFRGSKTTQLIKFGEDYFYVKAIICQENNDKKIEFGYKKKENKVIKINGNKIKSASELLGQLLTVIFSPEDLNIIKEGPSHRRKYLDSCISIVEKNYLYNLMQYNKILINRNKLLKNIKEGKSKNILEIFDDQLVEYGAKIIVVRQNYLKNIEINIKKFLLEISNETAEIVYLNSVGLKDASDEKIVKKRLKEKLLKNIDLDLKYLTTQVGPHREDFKIIINGYDSRVYSSQGQQRTVALCLKLSEFEILKKETGEKPILLLDDVMSELDENRKKYILEKLQGFQTFITHTTKRDLKGDCYFKISNGSVIKE; this is encoded by the coding sequence TTGTATGTGAAGGAGCTATTTGTCGACAATTTTAGAAATTTACAAAAGCAAAAAATAGAATTTTGCGAAGGAATAAATATATTTTATGGTTTAAATGCACAAGGAAAGAGCAATCTATTAGAAAGTATTAGGCTTTTAAGTATGGGAAGGTCTTTTAGAGGAAGTAAAACTACACAACTGATAAAATTTGGAGAAGATTATTTTTATGTAAAAGCAATAATTTGTCAAGAAAATAACGATAAAAAAATAGAATTTGGATACAAGAAAAAAGAAAATAAAGTCATTAAAATAAATGGCAATAAAATAAAGTCGGCTTCTGAACTTTTAGGTCAACTTTTAACAGTCATTTTTTCTCCTGAAGATTTAAACATAATAAAAGAAGGACCTTCCCATCGCAGAAAATATTTAGATTCTTGTATATCTATCGTTGAAAAGAATTATCTTTATAACCTCATGCAATATAATAAAATACTGATAAATAGAAATAAGCTATTAAAAAACATAAAAGAAGGGAAAAGTAAAAATATATTAGAAATTTTTGATGACCAATTAGTTGAATACGGGGCAAAAATAATTGTGGTGAGACAAAATTATTTAAAAAATATAGAAATTAATATAAAAAAATTTTTACTTGAAATTTCCAATGAAACAGCAGAAATTGTCTACCTAAATAGTGTTGGACTTAAGGATGCTTCAGATGAAAAAATAGTTAAAAAAAGATTAAAAGAAAAACTATTAAAGAATATAGATTTAGATTTAAAGTATCTTACAACACAAGTTGGGCCTCATAGGGAAGATTTTAAGATTATTATAAACGGATATGATTCGAGAGTATATTCTTCTCAAGGTCAACAGCGAACAGTGGCTTTATGCCTTAAATTATCAGAGTTTGAAATTTTAAAAAAGGAAACTGGTGAAAAACCCATACTGCTTCTAGATGATGTAATGTCAGAGTTAGATGAAAATAGAAAGAAATATATCTTAGAAAAATTACAGGGTTTTCAGACTTTTATAACCCATACTACAAAAAGAGATTTAAAAGGAGATTGTTATTTTAAGATATCTAATGGGTCTGTCATTAAAGAATAG
- the remB gene encoding extracellular matrix regulator RemB produces MYVHLGGNVVVPDKDIIAIFDMSVVTTSEATVQFLKIAEEEGFVVRISDEKPKSFIITERDKRSIIYLSPISAFTLIRRTQKIEE; encoded by the coding sequence ATGTACGTCCATTTAGGCGGCAACGTAGTAGTCCCTGATAAAGACATTATAGCTATTTTTGACATGAGTGTTGTAACTACGTCGGAGGCTACTGTGCAATTTTTGAAGATAGCTGAAGAAGAGGGATTTGTTGTCAGAATTTCTGACGAAAAGCCGAAGTCTTTTATAATCACAGAAAGGGATAAGAGAAGTATTATTTATCTATCACCAATTTCTGCTTTTACCCTTATAAGAAGGACACAAAAAATAGAGGAATAG
- a CDS encoding glycoside hydrolase family 31 protein, with translation MYQKTSEGIILRNKERKLELRVLSDKIINVFVSDKEEKRKDTIAIERKEYDIPEFSISEELEGILIETNSLKVKINKNDLSVSFLDKNENMINEDYNGGVKFSETDVRCYKKLREDHFYGFGEKAGYLDKKGERLEMWNTDEFMTHNQTTKLLYESYPFFIGINDYHTYGIFLDNSFRSFFDMGQESQEYYYFGAYGGQMNYYFIYGEDIKEVVENYTYLTGRINLPPLWALGNQQSRYSYTPQEKVLEIAKTFREKDIPCDVIYLDIDYMEGYRVFTWNKDTFKNYKEMLKQLKEMGFKVVTIVDPGVKRDYNYHVYREGIEKGYFVKDKYGITYVGKVWPGEACFPDFLQEEVRYWWGEKHREFINDGIDGIWNDMNEPAVFETPTKTMPEDNIHILDGEKVLHKEVHNVYANYMAMATRDGLLRIRPNERPFVLTRAAFSGIQRYAAMWTGDNRSLYEHLLMMMPMIMNIGLSGQPFAGADVGGFEGDCYEELFIRWIEAATFTPFLRVHSAIGTKDQEPWSFGKRAEDISRKYIKIRYEILPYLYDLFYIASQKGYPIMRPLVFEYQGDENTHKIYDEFMLGEGLLVAPVYLPSKERREVYLPEGIWYDYWTGKEFKGKNYYLVDAPIDVIPLFVKEGGILLKQQPQSFIGEKKLEELTVEIYKGKEGHYLHYEDDGESFAYTKGVYNLFDISFCYKEGRMDIKFDKIHFGYDKGVKKYKFIFKNFDDIKEVKINGEKFDRESCVFELKK, from the coding sequence TTGTATCAAAAAACATCAGAAGGAATTATTTTGAGAAATAAAGAAAGAAAGTTAGAGCTTAGGGTATTAAGCGATAAGATTATTAACGTTTTTGTAAGTGATAAAGAAGAAAAAAGGAAAGATACAATTGCAATAGAAAGAAAAGAATACGATATTCCTGAGTTTAGTATAAGTGAGGAATTAGAAGGTATATTAATTGAAACTAATTCTTTAAAAGTAAAAATAAACAAAAATGACCTTTCTGTGAGTTTCTTAGATAAAAATGAAAATATGATTAATGAGGATTACAATGGAGGAGTAAAATTTAGTGAAACAGATGTTAGATGCTATAAAAAGTTAAGAGAAGACCATTTTTACGGTTTTGGAGAAAAAGCAGGATATCTCGACAAAAAAGGCGAAAGGTTAGAGATGTGGAATACAGATGAATTTATGACTCACAACCAGACTACAAAACTTTTATATGAGTCTTACCCTTTTTTCATAGGAATAAACGATTATCACACTTACGGAATATTTTTGGACAATAGCTTTAGGTCTTTTTTTGATATGGGACAGGAAAGCCAAGAATACTATTATTTTGGGGCCTATGGAGGTCAAATGAATTATTACTTTATTTATGGAGAAGACATAAAAGAGGTTGTAGAGAATTATACATATCTCACTGGAAGGATAAATCTTCCACCTTTATGGGCATTGGGAAATCAGCAGAGCAGGTACAGCTATACTCCACAGGAGAAAGTATTGGAAATTGCAAAAACTTTTAGAGAAAAAGATATTCCTTGTGACGTGATATATCTCGATATAGATTATATGGAAGGATATAGAGTTTTCACATGGAATAAAGATACATTTAAAAATTATAAAGAAATGCTAAAGCAGCTTAAAGAAATGGGATTTAAAGTAGTGACAATTGTAGATCCAGGAGTTAAAAGAGATTACAACTACCATGTTTACAGAGAAGGAATTGAAAAGGGTTATTTTGTAAAGGATAAGTATGGTATAACCTACGTTGGAAAAGTATGGCCAGGGGAAGCTTGTTTTCCTGACTTTTTACAAGAAGAAGTGAGATATTGGTGGGGTGAAAAGCACAGAGAATTTATAAATGATGGCATTGATGGTATATGGAATGATATGAATGAGCCAGCTGTGTTTGAAACTCCTACTAAAACTATGCCAGAGGATAATATTCATATTTTAGATGGAGAAAAGGTACTTCACAAAGAGGTTCACAATGTCTATGCAAATTATATGGCAATGGCAACAAGAGATGGTTTACTAAGAATAAGACCTAATGAAAGGCCTTTTGTTTTGACAAGAGCTGCTTTTTCAGGAATACAAAGGTATGCGGCAATGTGGACGGGGGATAATAGAAGCTTGTACGAACACCTTCTTATGATGATGCCAATGATAATGAACATAGGTTTATCTGGACAACCGTTTGCAGGAGCAGATGTTGGAGGATTTGAAGGAGATTGCTATGAAGAACTTTTTATAAGGTGGATAGAGGCAGCTACCTTTACTCCCTTTTTAAGAGTGCATTCTGCAATAGGAACAAAAGACCAAGAGCCATGGTCTTTTGGTAAAAGAGCAGAAGATATTTCTCGAAAATATATAAAAATAAGATATGAAATTTTACCTTACTTATATGATTTGTTTTACATCGCCTCTCAAAAAGGTTATCCTATCATGAGGCCATTGGTTTTTGAGTATCAAGGAGATGAAAATACTCATAAGATATACGATGAATTTATGTTGGGAGAAGGTCTTTTAGTTGCTCCTGTATATCTTCCTTCAAAAGAAAGAAGAGAGGTTTATTTACCTGAAGGAATCTGGTATGATTACTGGACGGGAAAAGAATTCAAAGGAAAAAACTATTACCTTGTGGATGCTCCTATAGATGTAATACCTCTTTTTGTAAAAGAAGGAGGAATACTGTTAAAACAGCAGCCTCAGTCTTTTATAGGGGAAAAGAAGCTGGAAGAATTAACAGTGGAGATATACAAAGGGAAAGAGGGACATTATCTCCATTATGAAGATGATGGAGAATCTTTCGCTTATACTAAAGGGGTTTATAACCTCTTTGATATAAGTTTTTGTTATAAAGAAGGAAGAATGGATATAAAATTTGATAAAATTCACTTTGGCTATGACAAAGGAGTTAAAAAGTATAAATTTATATTTAAAAATTTTGATGATATTAAAGAGGTTAAGATAAACGGCGAAAAATTTGATAGGGAAAGTTGTGTGTTTGAGTTAAAAAAATAG
- a CDS encoding type 1 glutamine amidotransferase, whose translation MKLVIGHMYPDLLNLYGDLGNILALKRRCEWRNIETEVKSITVDSNTNFADIDILFLGGGSDREQKIVSDDLTIKKGKNLKTAIEDGLTVLGICGGYQLLGNYYQTSKGDKLEGVGILDMWTIASTKRMIGNVVIEANINRKSFKMVGFENHSGKTYLGKSNPLGKVIIGSGNNGEDKTEGCIYKNVYGTYLHGPVLPKNPEFADILIENALKRKYGKVELIPLDDFLEQHAKQSLIERFVKK comes from the coding sequence ATGAAACTTGTCATTGGCCATATGTATCCAGACTTATTAAATTTATACGGGGACTTGGGAAATATTTTGGCATTAAAAAGAAGATGTGAGTGGCGAAACATTGAAACCGAAGTAAAATCAATTACAGTAGATTCAAACACGAATTTTGCTGATATAGATATACTTTTTTTAGGAGGTGGATCTGATAGAGAACAAAAAATTGTAAGCGACGATTTAACAATTAAAAAGGGAAAAAATCTTAAAACAGCTATTGAAGACGGTTTAACAGTATTAGGTATATGCGGTGGGTATCAACTTTTAGGAAATTATTATCAAACCTCAAAAGGTGATAAATTAGAAGGTGTTGGTATATTAGATATGTGGACTATTGCTTCTACCAAAAGGATGATAGGAAATGTGGTAATTGAAGCAAATATAAATAGAAAAAGCTTCAAAATGGTAGGCTTTGAAAATCATTCCGGAAAAACCTATCTTGGAAAATCTAATCCTTTAGGAAAAGTAATAATTGGAAGTGGAAATAATGGAGAAGATAAAACAGAAGGATGCATTTATAAAAATGTGTATGGAACATATCTCCATGGCCCAGTACTTCCCAAAAATCCCGAATTTGCAGATATTTTAATTGAAAATGCTTTAAAGAGAAAATATGGAAAAGTAGAATTAATTCCCTTGGATGACTTTTTAGAACAACACGCTAAACAATCTTTGATAGAAAGATTTGTAAAAAAATAG
- a CDS encoding Mur ligase family protein yields MKFLSVNLGKLVNISCKITGKGGTSLPGKIALKSDSKLIKKLIEPIKENKVIITGTNGKTTTSGLIAYILAISGKSVVHNKEGANMKTGIATALIKNSNFLGNLDKNAAVFEVDEANMPVIIEEVKPNIVVITNFFRDQLDRYGELDTTVEKVKEALLKLPEDSIVLLNADEPFTASIGDEIKSKVFYYGIEDNLEGINSSSFEQKYCPICGHKYKYKRIYYGQLGDYYCPNCGKKRPNPHFKATNIFLNEDGINFNLYYKDKILTFKSRLIGIYNVYNLLAAISAGILLNINFSTISKATESYWPIEGRLQKTKIKNKKAIINLIKNPIGFESTLNMLSQFNKPLNLLISINDNYADGRDVSWLWDVNLEDFLSKTKVNYIITSGLRAEDMAVRLKYANFDINKIKVINSIDKALDTISGLTKEELIAVLPNYTSLYEVNKYLNSQEDKK; encoded by the coding sequence GTGAAATTTTTAAGCGTTAACTTAGGTAAACTTGTGAATATATCTTGTAAAATAACAGGAAAAGGTGGAACATCTTTACCTGGAAAAATAGCTCTGAAATCTGATTCTAAATTAATAAAAAAGTTAATTGAACCTATAAAAGAAAACAAAGTAATAATAACAGGTACAAATGGCAAAACTACAACTTCTGGATTAATAGCCTATATTTTGGCCATTTCTGGGAAAAGTGTTGTACACAACAAAGAAGGAGCAAATATGAAAACTGGAATTGCGACTGCTTTAATAAAAAACAGCAATTTTTTAGGTAATTTAGATAAAAATGCAGCTGTTTTCGAAGTAGATGAAGCTAACATGCCTGTAATTATTGAAGAAGTAAAACCTAACATTGTAGTAATAACAAATTTTTTTAGAGACCAGCTAGATAGATACGGAGAACTGGACACAACAGTAGAAAAAGTAAAAGAAGCCCTTTTAAAACTGCCTGAAGACTCTATAGTTCTGTTAAATGCTGATGAACCTTTTACAGCTTCAATAGGAGATGAGATAAAATCGAAAGTCTTTTACTATGGAATTGAAGACAACCTTGAAGGAATTAACTCCTCTTCTTTTGAACAAAAATACTGTCCAATTTGTGGCCACAAATATAAATACAAAAGAATATATTACGGACAACTAGGAGATTATTACTGCCCTAATTGTGGCAAAAAGCGACCAAACCCTCATTTTAAAGCTACTAATATATTTTTAAATGAAGATGGAATAAATTTTAATCTATACTATAAAGATAAAATTCTTACATTTAAAAGTAGATTAATTGGCATATACAATGTTTATAATTTATTAGCAGCTATATCCGCTGGCATTTTGTTGAACATAAACTTTAGCACTATATCAAAAGCAACAGAAAGCTATTGGCCTATAGAAGGAAGATTACAAAAAACTAAAATAAAAAACAAAAAGGCGATAATAAATTTAATCAAAAACCCAATCGGTTTTGAAAGCACTTTAAATATGTTATCTCAATTTAATAAACCTCTAAACCTTTTAATCTCTATAAATGATAACTACGCTGACGGAAGAGATGTGTCCTGGTTGTGGGACGTAAACTTAGAAGACTTTTTATCAAAAACAAAGGTAAATTATATAATAACTTCTGGTTTAAGAGCTGAAGACATGGCAGTAAGACTAAAATATGCAAACTTTGATATTAATAAAATAAAAGTCATAAACTCTATAGATAAAGCTCTTGATACAATATCTGGGCTAACTAAGGAAGAATTAATAGCAGTACTTCCCAATTATACATCCCTTTATGAGGTAAATAAATATTTAAACTCACAGGAGGACAAAAAATGA